Proteins co-encoded in one Camelus bactrianus isolate YW-2024 breed Bactrian camel chromosome 6, ASM4877302v1, whole genome shotgun sequence genomic window:
- the CKMT1A gene encoding creatine kinase U-type, mitochondrial codes for MAGPFSRLLSARPGLRLLALAGAGSLAAGFLLRPEPVRAASERRRLYPPSAEYPDLRKHNNCMASHLTPAVYARLCDKTTPTGWTLDQCIQTGVDNPGHPFIKTVGMVAGDEETYEVFAELFDPVIQERHNGYDPRTMKHTTDLDASKIRSGYFDERYVLSSRVRTGRSIRGLSLPPACTRAERREVERVVVDALSGLKGDLAGRYYRLSEMTEAEQQQLIDDHFLFDKPVSPLLTAAGMARDWPDARGIWHNNEKSFLIWVNEEDHTRVISMEKGGNMKKVFERFCRGLKEVERLIQERGWEFMWNERLGYILTCPSNLGTGLRAGVHIKLPLLSKDSRFPKILENLRLQKRGTGGVDTAATGSVFDVSNLDRLGKSEVELVQLVIDGVNYLIDCERRLERGQDIRIPPPLIPSKH; via the exons ATGGCTGGTCCCTTTTCTCGTCTACTGTCTGCCCGCCCAGGGCTCAGGCTCCTGGCTTTGGCTGGAGCAGGGTCTCTAGCCGCTGGGTTTCTGCTCCGTCCAGAACCTGTTCGAGCCGCCAGTGAACGACGGAGGCTATATCCCCCGAG CGCTGAGTACCCAGACCTCCGAAAGCACAACAACTGCATGGCCAGTCACCTGACCCCAGCAGTCTATGCCCGGCTCTGCGACAAGACCACACCCACTGGTTGGACGCTAGATCAGTGTATCCAGACTGGCGTGGACAACCCCGGCCACCCCTTCATCAAGACTGTGGGCATGGTAGCTGGAGATGAGGAGACCTATGAG GTTTTTGCTGAGCTGTTTGACCCTGTGATCCAAGAGCGACACAATGGATATGACCCCCGGACGATGAAACATACCACTGACCTGGATGCCAGCAAG ATCCGTTCTGGCTACTTTGATGAGAGGTATGTATTGTCCTCGAGAGTCAGAACCGGCCGAAGTATCCGGGGACTCAGCCTACCTCCAGCCTGCACTCGGGCAGAGCGGCGAGAGGTGGAACGTGTCGTGGTGGATGCGCTGAGTGGCCTGAAGGGTGACCTGGCTGGACGCTACTATCGGCTCAGTGAGATGACAGAGGCTGAGCAGCAGCAGCTTATTGAT GACCACTTCCTCTTTGATAAGCCTGTGTCCCCATTGTTGACTGCAGCAGGAATGGCTCGAGATTGGCCAGATGCTCGTGGAATCTG GCACAACAATGAGAAGAGCTTCTTGATCTGGGTGAACGAGGAGGATCATACACGGGTCATCTCCATGGAGAAGGGTGGCAACATGAAAAAAGTGTTTGAAAGATTCTGCCGAGGCCTCAAAGAG GTGGAGCGGCTGATCCAGGAGCGTGGCTGGGAGTTCATGTGGAATGAGCGTTTGGGATACATCTTGACCTGTCCGTCTAACCTGGGCACTGGACTTCGGGCAGGAGTTCACATCAAACTGCCCCTGCTAAGCAAA GATAGCCGCTTCCCAAAGATCCTGGAGAACCTAAGACTCCAAAAGCGTGGGACTGGAGGAGTGGACACAGCTGCCACAGGCAGTGTCTTTGACGTCTCTAATTTGGACCGACTGGGCAAGTCAGAG GTGGAGCTGGTGCAGCTGGTCATCGATGGAGTAAACTATTTGATTGACTGTGAACGGCGACTGGAGCGAGGCCAGGATATCCGCATCCCTCCACCTCTCATCCCCAGCAAGCATTAA
- the STRC gene encoding stereocilin isoform X1 yields the protein MALSLWPLLLLLLSCAVTLVPVGPQSLDSGLSLLKSLLSTLDQAPQGSLSHSRFSSFLANISSSFEPGRMGEGLVGEPPPLQPPALRLHDFLVTLRGSPDWEPMLGLLGDVLALLGQEQTPRDFLGHQAGVLGGLAEVLLGALVPGGPPTPTRPPCTRDGPSDCVLAADWLPSLLLLLEGTRWKALVQVQPSVDLTNATGLEGRESVPHLLQGLLSLLIPVRELGSEEALWGGLLRTVGAPLYATFQEGLLRVTDSLQDEVFSILGQPEPDVNGQCQGGNLQQLLLWGIRHNLSWDVRALGFLSGSPPRPPALLHCLSTGVPLPRTSQPSGHISPRQRRAISVEALCENQSGLAPPYSISNFSIHLLCQHAKPATPQPPPSTAAVCQTAVWYTVAWAPGAQSWLQACHDQFPDQFLEAICSNLSFSTLSGPNRRLVKRLCAGLLPPPTSCPEALPPVPLTPEVFWGCFLENETLWAERLCGEASLQAVPPSNQAWVQHVCQGPTPDVTASPPCHIGPCGERCPDGGSFLMMVCANDTMYEALVPFWPWLASQCRISRGGNDTCFLEGLLGPLLPSLPPLGPSPLCLAPGPFLLGMLSQLPRCQSTVPALAHPTRLHYLLRLLTFLLGPGAGRDEAQGMLGQALMLSSLPDNCSFWDAFRPEGRRSVLRTVGEYLEQEEQPTPPGFDPTASSSSGLSKRELLACFSPVLWDLLQKEKSVWALQILVKAYLHMPPENLQQLVLSAEREAAQGFLTLMHRSWAQLQVPPSEEQALGRLTALLLQRYPHLTSQLFIDLSPLIPFLAVSDLMRFPPSLLANDSVLAAIRDYSPGMRPEQKEALARRLLAPELFGEVPAWPQELLSAVLPLLPHLPLENFLQLSPHQIQALEDSWPAAGLGPGHARHVLRSLVNQSVQDGEEQVRRLGPLACFLSPEELQSLVPLNDPMGPVERGLLECAANGTLSPQGRVAYELLGVLRSSGGAVLSPRELRVWAPLFPQLGLRFLQELSEPQLRAMLPVLQGTSVTPAQAVLLLGRLLPRHDLSLEELCSLHLLLPGLSSQTLQAIPRRVLVGACSCLAPELSRLSACQTAALLQTFRVKDGVKNMGTTGAGAAVCIPGQPIPTTWPDCLLPLLPLKLLQLDSAALLADRRRYRELPWSEQQAQFLWKKMQVPTNLTLRNLQALGTLAGGMSCEFLQQINSMADFLEVVHLIYQLPTGVRGSLRTCIWAELQRRMTMPEPELVTLGPELSGLDTQLLLDLPVQLMDRLSNESIMLVVELVRGAPEQLLALTPPHRAALAERALQSLAPEETTVSREVLETLGPLVGFLGMESTRRIPLQILLAHLSQLQGFCLGELFATELGRLLLQEPILGKPELWSQDEVEQAGRLVFTLSTEAISLIPREALGPETLERLLEKQQSWEQSRAGQLCRGPQLTPKKAALVAGVVRPAVEDLPEPVPNCADVRGTFPAAWAATQIAEMELSDFEDCLALFAGDPGLGPEELRAAMHKAKQLWGPPRGFRPEQILQLGRLLIGLGERELQELTLVDWGVLSTLGQIDGWSSVQLRVVVSSFLRQSGRHVSHLDFLHLTALGYTLCGLRPEELQHISSWEFSQAALFLGHLHLQCSEEQLEVLAQLLVLPGGFGPVSNWGPEIFTEIGTIAAGIPDLALSALLREQIQGLTPLAISVIPAPKFAVVFGPTQLSSLTSVQAVAVTPEQMAFLSSEQRRAVAWAQYEGKESPGQQGRSRAWSLQDSSQPSWTLALTICFLGNLL from the exons GCACCAGGCAGGTGTGCTGGGTGGACTCGCAGAGGTGCTGCTGGGAGCCTTAGTTCCCGGGGGACCCCCTACCCCTACCCGGCCCCCATGCACCCGTGATGGGCCCTCTGACTGTGTCCTGGCAGCTGACTGGTTGCCTTCTCTGCTGCTGTTGTTAGAGGGTACACGCTGGAAGGCCCTGGTGCAGGTGCAGCCCAGTGTGGACCTCACCAATGCCACAGGCCTCGAAGGGAGGGAGTCAGTCCCCCACCTTTTGCAGGGTCTATTGAGTTTGCTCATCCCAGTCAGGGAGCTGGGCTCTGAGGAAGCTCTTTGGGGAGGTCTGCTACGCACAGTGGGGGCCCCCCTCTATGCTACCTTCCAGGAGGGGCTGCTCCGTGTCACTGACTCCCTGCAGGATGAGGTCTTTTCCATTCTGGGGCAACCAGAGCCTGACGTCAATGGACAATGCCAGGGAG GCAACCTTCAGCAGCTGCTTTTATG GGGCATCCGGCACAACCTCTCCTGGGATGTCCGGGCACTGGGCTTTCTGTCTGGATCTCCACCCCgaccccctgccctcctccactgCCTGAGCACTGGTGTGCCTCTGCCCAGGACTTCCCAGCCCTCAGGCCACATCAGCCCTCGCCAACGGCGAGCCATCTCGGTGGAGGCCCTCTGCGAGAACCAGTCGGGCCTAGCACCACCCTACAGCATTTCCAACTTCTCCATCCATTTGCTCTGCCAGCACGCCAAGCCTGCCACCCCGcaaccccctcccagcaccgctgCCGTCTGCCAGACAGCTGTGTGGTACACAGTCGCATGGGCACCAGGTGCCCAAAGCTGGCTACAGGCATGCCACGACCAGTTTCCTGATCAGTTCCTAGAGGCTATCTGTAGCAACCTCTCCTTTTCCACCTTGTCAGGTCCCAACCGCCGCCTGGTAAAGCGGCTCTGTGCTGGCCTGCTTCCACCCCCCACCAGCTGCCCTGAAGCCCTGCCccctgttcccctcaccccagagGTCTTCTGGGGCTGTTTCTTGGAGAACGAGACTCTGTGGGCCGAACGGCTGTGTGGGGAGGCAAGTCTGCAGGCTGTGCCCCCCAGCAATCAGGCTTGGGTTCAGCATGTGTGCCAGGGCCCCACCCCGGATGTCACTGCCTCCCCACCCTGCCACATTGGACCTTGCGGGGAACGCTGCCCAGACGGGGGCAGCTTCCTGATGATGGTCTGTGCCAATGACACCATGTATGAGGCCCTGGTGCCCTTCTGGCCTTGGCTAGCAAGCCAGTGCAGGATAAGTCGTGGGGGCAATGATACTTGCTTCCTGGAGGGGTTACTGggccctcttctgccctctctgCCACCACTGGGACCATCCCCACTCTGCCTGGCCCCGGGCCCCTTCCTGCTTGGCATGTTATCCCAACTGCCACGCTGTCAGTCCACTGTGCCCGCCCTTGCCCACCCCACACGCCTACACTATCTTCTGCGCCTGCTCACCTTCCTCCTGGGTCCAGGGGCTGGAAGGGATGAGGCCCAGGGGATGCTGGGTCAGGCCTTGATGCTCTCCAGTCTCCCAGACAACTGCTCCTTCTGGGATGCCTTCCGCCCAGAGGGCCGGCGCAGCGTGCTGCGGACGGTCGGGGAGTACCTGGAGCAGGAGGAGCAGCCGACCCCACCGGGCTTTGACCCCACTGCCAGCTCCAGCTCTGGTTTGAGCAAGAGGGAGCTGCTGGCCTGCTTCAGT CCTGTGCTGTGGGATCTgctccagaaagagaagagtgtTTGGGCCCTGCAGATTCTAGTGAAG GCGTACCTGCACATGCCACCAGAAAACCTCCAGCAGCTGGTGCTTTCAGCAGAGAGGGAGGCTGCTCAGGGCTTCCTGACGCTCATGCATCGTTCCTGGGCCCAGCTGCAG GTGCCACCTTCTGAGGAGCAGGCCCTGGGTCGCCTGACAGCCTTGCTGCTCCAGCGGTACCCACACCTCACCTCCCAGCTCTTCATTGACCTGTCACCACTCATCCCCTTCTTGGCTGTCTCAGACCTAATGCGCTTCCCACCATCCCTGTTGGCCAATGACAGTGT CCTGGCTGCTATCCGGGATTATAGCCCTGGAATGAGGCCTGAACAGAAGGAGGCTCTGGCAAGGCGACTGCTGGCCCCTGAGCTATTTGGGGAAGTGCCTGCCTGGCCCCAGGAGCTGCTTTCAGCAGTGCTGCCCCTGCTCCCCCATCTCCCTCTGGAGAACTTTCTGCAGCTCAGCCCTCACCAG ATCCAGGCCCTGGAGGATAGCTGGCCAGCAGCAGGTCTTGGGCCAGGGCATGCACGACATGTGCTACGCAGCCTGGTGAACCAGAGTGTCCAGGATGGAGAGGAGCAGGTGCGCAG GCTTGGGCCCCTTGCCTGTTTCCTGAGCCCTGAGGAACTGCAGAGCCTGGTACCCTTGAATGATCCAATGGGGCCAGTGGAACGGGGGCTGCTGGAATGTGCGGCCAACGGGACTCTCAGCCCACAAGGACGG GTAGCGTATGAACTTCTAGGGGTGTTGCGCTCATCTGGAGGAGCTGTGCTGAGCCCCCGGGAGCTTCGAGTTTGGGCCCCTCTCTTCCCTCAGCTGGGCCTCCGCTTCCTGCAGGAGCTGTCAGAGCCCCAGCTTAGAGCCATGCTCCCTGTCCTGCAAGGAACCAGTGTCACACCTGCCCAG GCTGTCCTACTGCTTGGACGGCTCCTCCCGAGGCACGAT CTGTCCCTGGAGGAACTCTGCTCCTTGCACCTTCTGCTTCCAGGCCTCAGCTCCCAGACACTCCAGGCCATCCCAAGGCGAGTTCTGGTTGGGGCCTGTTCCTGCCTGGCCCCTGAACTGTCACGCCTCTCAGCCTGCCAGACCGCAGCGCTGCTGCAGACCTTTCGG GTGAAAGATGGAGTTAAAAACATGGGTACAACAGGTGCCGGTGCAGCTGTGTGTATCCCTGGTCAG CCCATCCCCACCACCTGGCCAGACTGCCTGCTTCCTCTGCTTCCACTAAAGTTGCTACAGCTGGACTCAGCTGCTCTCCTGGCTGATCGAAGGCGCTACCGGGAGCTGCCCTGGTCTGAGCAGCAA GCACAGTTTCTCTGGAAGAAGATGCAGGTGCCCACTAACCTGACCCTCAGGAATCTGCA GGCTCTGGGCACTCTGGCGGGGGGCATGTCCTGTGAGTTTCTACAGCAGATCAACTCGATGGCAGACTTCCTTGAAGTAGTGCACCTGATCTATCAACTGCCCACTGGGGTTCGAGGGAGCCTG AGGACCTGTATCTGGGCTGAGCTTCAGAGGAGGATGACGATGCCAGAGCCAGAGCTGGTGACCCTGGGGCCAGAACTGAGTGGGCTGGACACCCAGCTCCTCCTGGACTTACC GGTCCAGTTGATGGACAGACTGTCCAATGAATCCATCATGTTGGTGGTGGAGCTGGTACGAGGAGCACCAGAGCAGCTGCTGGCACTGACCCCACCCCACCGGGCCGCTCTGGCAGAGAGGGCACTACAGAGCTTG GCTCCAGAGGAGACAACAGTCTCGAGGGAAGTGCTGGAGACTTTGGGCCCCTTGGTTGGATTCCTGGGGATGGAGAGTACACGACGGATCCCCCTGCAGATCCTGCTGGCCCATCTCAGTCAGCTGCAGGGCTTCTGCCTAGGAGAGCTGTTTGCCACAGAGCTGGGACGGCTGCTGCTGCAGGAGCCCATTCTTGG GAAACCAGAGCTGTGGAGCCAGGATGAAGTAGAGCAAGCGGGACGCTTAGTATTCACTCTGTCTACTGAGGCTATTTCCTTGATCCCCAGG GAGGCCTTGGGCCCAGAGACCCTGGAGCGGCTCCTggagaagcagcagagctgggagcagagcagagctggaCAGCTGTGTAGAGGGCCACAACTCACTCCCAAGAAAGCAGCCCTGGTAGCTGGGGTTGTGCGGCCTGCTGTGGAGGATCTCCCAG AACCTGTGCCAAATTGTGCAGATGTACGGGGAACATtcccagcagcctgggctgcaaCCCAGATTGCAGAGATGGAGCTCTCGGATTTTGAGGACTGCCTAGCACTGtttgcaggagacccaggacttgGGCCTGAGGAATTACGGGCAGCGATGCACAAGGCAAAACAG TTGTGGGGTCCCCCCCGGGGATTCCGTCCTGAGCAGATCCTGCAGCTGGGTCGGCTCTTAATAGGTCTAGGAGAGCGGGAACTACAGGAGCTGACCCTGGTGGACTGGGGAGTGCTGAGCACCCTTGGCCAAATAGATGGCTGGAGCTCCGTCCAG ctccggGTTGTGGTCTCCAGTTTCCTGCGGCAGAGTGGCCGGCACGTGAGCCACCTGGACTTCCTCCACCTGACTGCGCTGGGTTACACACTCTGTGGACTTCGGCCAGAGGAGCTGCAGCATATCAGCAGTTGGGAGTTTAG CCAAGCAGCTCTCTTCCTGGGCCACCTGCATCTCCAGTGTTCCGAGGAGCAACTGGAGGTTCTGGCCCAGCTCCTTGTGCTGCCTGGTGGTTTTGGCCCAGTCAGTAACTGGGGGCCTGAGATCTTCACTGAAATTGGCACTATAGCAG CTGGAATCCCGGACCTGGCTCTTTCAGCACTGCTGCGGGAACAGATCCAGGGCCTTACCCCTCTGGCCATTTCTGTCATTCCTGCTCCTAAATTTGCT GTGGTGTTCGGCCCCACTCAGCTATCTAGTCTCACCAGTGTTCAGGCTGTGGCTGTCACTCCTGAGCAAATGGCCTTTCTGAGTTCTGAGCAGCGACGAGCAGTTGCATGGGCCCAGTATGAGGGGAAGGAGAGCCCAGGACAGCAGG GTCGAAGCAGAGCCTGGAGTCTCCAGGACTCGTCACAACCCTCCTGGACCCTGGCATTGACCATCTGCTTCCTTGGCAACCTGCTATGA
- the STRC gene encoding stereocilin isoform X2 — MLPAPPSAPRGIRHNLSWDVRALGFLSGSPPRPPALLHCLSTGVPLPRTSQPSGHISPRQRRAISVEALCENQSGLAPPYSISNFSIHLLCQHAKPATPQPPPSTAAVCQTAVWYTVAWAPGAQSWLQACHDQFPDQFLEAICSNLSFSTLSGPNRRLVKRLCAGLLPPPTSCPEALPPVPLTPEVFWGCFLENETLWAERLCGEASLQAVPPSNQAWVQHVCQGPTPDVTASPPCHIGPCGERCPDGGSFLMMVCANDTMYEALVPFWPWLASQCRISRGGNDTCFLEGLLGPLLPSLPPLGPSPLCLAPGPFLLGMLSQLPRCQSTVPALAHPTRLHYLLRLLTFLLGPGAGRDEAQGMLGQALMLSSLPDNCSFWDAFRPEGRRSVLRTVGEYLEQEEQPTPPGFDPTASSSSGLSKRELLACFSPVLWDLLQKEKSVWALQILVKAYLHMPPENLQQLVLSAEREAAQGFLTLMHRSWAQLQVPPSEEQALGRLTALLLQRYPHLTSQLFIDLSPLIPFLAVSDLMRFPPSLLANDSVLAAIRDYSPGMRPEQKEALARRLLAPELFGEVPAWPQELLSAVLPLLPHLPLENFLQLSPHQIQALEDSWPAAGLGPGHARHVLRSLVNQSVQDGEEQVRRLGPLACFLSPEELQSLVPLNDPMGPVERGLLECAANGTLSPQGRVAYELLGVLRSSGGAVLSPRELRVWAPLFPQLGLRFLQELSEPQLRAMLPVLQGTSVTPAQAVLLLGRLLPRHDLSLEELCSLHLLLPGLSSQTLQAIPRRVLVGACSCLAPELSRLSACQTAALLQTFRVKDGVKNMGTTGAGAAVCIPGQQPIPTTWPDCLLPLLPLKLLQLDSAALLADRRRYRELPWSEQQAQFLWKKMQVPTNLTLRNLQALGTLAGGMSCEFLQQINSMADFLEVVHLIYQLPTGVRGSLRTCIWAELQRRMTMPEPELVTLGPELSGLDTQLLLDLPVQLMDRLSNESIMLVVELVRGAPEQLLALTPPHRAALAERALQSLAPEETTVSREVLETLGPLVGFLGMESTRRIPLQILLAHLSQLQGFCLGELFATELGRLLLQEPILGKPELWSQDEVEQAGRLVFTLSTEAISLIPREALGPETLERLLEKQQSWEQSRAGQLCRGPQLTPKKAALVAGVVRPAVEDLPEPVPNCADVRGTFPAAWAATQIAEMELSDFEDCLALFAGDPGLGPEELRAAMHKAKQLWGPPRGFRPEQILQLGRLLIGLGERELQELTLVDWGVLSTLGQIDGWSSVQLRVVVSSFLRQSGRHVSHLDFLHLTALGYTLCGLRPEELQHISSWEFSQAALFLGHLHLQCSEEQLEVLAQLLVLPGGFGPVSNWGPEIFTEIGTIAAGIPDLALSALLREQIQGLTPLAISVIPAPKFAVVFGPTQLSSLTSVQAVAVTPEQMAFLSSEQRRAVAWAQYEGKESPGQQGRSRAWSLQDSSQPSWTLALTICFLGNLL, encoded by the exons ATGctgcctgctcctccctctgCACCCAGGGGCATCCGGCACAACCTCTCCTGGGATGTCCGGGCACTGGGCTTTCTGTCTGGATCTCCACCCCgaccccctgccctcctccactgCCTGAGCACTGGTGTGCCTCTGCCCAGGACTTCCCAGCCCTCAGGCCACATCAGCCCTCGCCAACGGCGAGCCATCTCGGTGGAGGCCCTCTGCGAGAACCAGTCGGGCCTAGCACCACCCTACAGCATTTCCAACTTCTCCATCCATTTGCTCTGCCAGCACGCCAAGCCTGCCACCCCGcaaccccctcccagcaccgctgCCGTCTGCCAGACAGCTGTGTGGTACACAGTCGCATGGGCACCAGGTGCCCAAAGCTGGCTACAGGCATGCCACGACCAGTTTCCTGATCAGTTCCTAGAGGCTATCTGTAGCAACCTCTCCTTTTCCACCTTGTCAGGTCCCAACCGCCGCCTGGTAAAGCGGCTCTGTGCTGGCCTGCTTCCACCCCCCACCAGCTGCCCTGAAGCCCTGCCccctgttcccctcaccccagagGTCTTCTGGGGCTGTTTCTTGGAGAACGAGACTCTGTGGGCCGAACGGCTGTGTGGGGAGGCAAGTCTGCAGGCTGTGCCCCCCAGCAATCAGGCTTGGGTTCAGCATGTGTGCCAGGGCCCCACCCCGGATGTCACTGCCTCCCCACCCTGCCACATTGGACCTTGCGGGGAACGCTGCCCAGACGGGGGCAGCTTCCTGATGATGGTCTGTGCCAATGACACCATGTATGAGGCCCTGGTGCCCTTCTGGCCTTGGCTAGCAAGCCAGTGCAGGATAAGTCGTGGGGGCAATGATACTTGCTTCCTGGAGGGGTTACTGggccctcttctgccctctctgCCACCACTGGGACCATCCCCACTCTGCCTGGCCCCGGGCCCCTTCCTGCTTGGCATGTTATCCCAACTGCCACGCTGTCAGTCCACTGTGCCCGCCCTTGCCCACCCCACACGCCTACACTATCTTCTGCGCCTGCTCACCTTCCTCCTGGGTCCAGGGGCTGGAAGGGATGAGGCCCAGGGGATGCTGGGTCAGGCCTTGATGCTCTCCAGTCTCCCAGACAACTGCTCCTTCTGGGATGCCTTCCGCCCAGAGGGCCGGCGCAGCGTGCTGCGGACGGTCGGGGAGTACCTGGAGCAGGAGGAGCAGCCGACCCCACCGGGCTTTGACCCCACTGCCAGCTCCAGCTCTGGTTTGAGCAAGAGGGAGCTGCTGGCCTGCTTCAGT CCTGTGCTGTGGGATCTgctccagaaagagaagagtgtTTGGGCCCTGCAGATTCTAGTGAAG GCGTACCTGCACATGCCACCAGAAAACCTCCAGCAGCTGGTGCTTTCAGCAGAGAGGGAGGCTGCTCAGGGCTTCCTGACGCTCATGCATCGTTCCTGGGCCCAGCTGCAG GTGCCACCTTCTGAGGAGCAGGCCCTGGGTCGCCTGACAGCCTTGCTGCTCCAGCGGTACCCACACCTCACCTCCCAGCTCTTCATTGACCTGTCACCACTCATCCCCTTCTTGGCTGTCTCAGACCTAATGCGCTTCCCACCATCCCTGTTGGCCAATGACAGTGT CCTGGCTGCTATCCGGGATTATAGCCCTGGAATGAGGCCTGAACAGAAGGAGGCTCTGGCAAGGCGACTGCTGGCCCCTGAGCTATTTGGGGAAGTGCCTGCCTGGCCCCAGGAGCTGCTTTCAGCAGTGCTGCCCCTGCTCCCCCATCTCCCTCTGGAGAACTTTCTGCAGCTCAGCCCTCACCAG ATCCAGGCCCTGGAGGATAGCTGGCCAGCAGCAGGTCTTGGGCCAGGGCATGCACGACATGTGCTACGCAGCCTGGTGAACCAGAGTGTCCAGGATGGAGAGGAGCAGGTGCGCAG GCTTGGGCCCCTTGCCTGTTTCCTGAGCCCTGAGGAACTGCAGAGCCTGGTACCCTTGAATGATCCAATGGGGCCAGTGGAACGGGGGCTGCTGGAATGTGCGGCCAACGGGACTCTCAGCCCACAAGGACGG GTAGCGTATGAACTTCTAGGGGTGTTGCGCTCATCTGGAGGAGCTGTGCTGAGCCCCCGGGAGCTTCGAGTTTGGGCCCCTCTCTTCCCTCAGCTGGGCCTCCGCTTCCTGCAGGAGCTGTCAGAGCCCCAGCTTAGAGCCATGCTCCCTGTCCTGCAAGGAACCAGTGTCACACCTGCCCAG GCTGTCCTACTGCTTGGACGGCTCCTCCCGAGGCACGAT CTGTCCCTGGAGGAACTCTGCTCCTTGCACCTTCTGCTTCCAGGCCTCAGCTCCCAGACACTCCAGGCCATCCCAAGGCGAGTTCTGGTTGGGGCCTGTTCCTGCCTGGCCCCTGAACTGTCACGCCTCTCAGCCTGCCAGACCGCAGCGCTGCTGCAGACCTTTCGG GTGAAAGATGGAGTTAAAAACATGGGTACAACAGGTGCCGGTGCAGCTGTGTGTATCCCTGGTCAG CAGCCCATCCCCACCACCTGGCCAGACTGCCTGCTTCCTCTGCTTCCACTAAAGTTGCTACAGCTGGACTCAGCTGCTCTCCTGGCTGATCGAAGGCGCTACCGGGAGCTGCCCTGGTCTGAGCAGCAA GCACAGTTTCTCTGGAAGAAGATGCAGGTGCCCACTAACCTGACCCTCAGGAATCTGCA GGCTCTGGGCACTCTGGCGGGGGGCATGTCCTGTGAGTTTCTACAGCAGATCAACTCGATGGCAGACTTCCTTGAAGTAGTGCACCTGATCTATCAACTGCCCACTGGGGTTCGAGGGAGCCTG AGGACCTGTATCTGGGCTGAGCTTCAGAGGAGGATGACGATGCCAGAGCCAGAGCTGGTGACCCTGGGGCCAGAACTGAGTGGGCTGGACACCCAGCTCCTCCTGGACTTACC GGTCCAGTTGATGGACAGACTGTCCAATGAATCCATCATGTTGGTGGTGGAGCTGGTACGAGGAGCACCAGAGCAGCTGCTGGCACTGACCCCACCCCACCGGGCCGCTCTGGCAGAGAGGGCACTACAGAGCTTG GCTCCAGAGGAGACAACAGTCTCGAGGGAAGTGCTGGAGACTTTGGGCCCCTTGGTTGGATTCCTGGGGATGGAGAGTACACGACGGATCCCCCTGCAGATCCTGCTGGCCCATCTCAGTCAGCTGCAGGGCTTCTGCCTAGGAGAGCTGTTTGCCACAGAGCTGGGACGGCTGCTGCTGCAGGAGCCCATTCTTGG GAAACCAGAGCTGTGGAGCCAGGATGAAGTAGAGCAAGCGGGACGCTTAGTATTCACTCTGTCTACTGAGGCTATTTCCTTGATCCCCAGG GAGGCCTTGGGCCCAGAGACCCTGGAGCGGCTCCTggagaagcagcagagctgggagcagagcagagctggaCAGCTGTGTAGAGGGCCACAACTCACTCCCAAGAAAGCAGCCCTGGTAGCTGGGGTTGTGCGGCCTGCTGTGGAGGATCTCCCAG AACCTGTGCCAAATTGTGCAGATGTACGGGGAACATtcccagcagcctgggctgcaaCCCAGATTGCAGAGATGGAGCTCTCGGATTTTGAGGACTGCCTAGCACTGtttgcaggagacccaggacttgGGCCTGAGGAATTACGGGCAGCGATGCACAAGGCAAAACAG TTGTGGGGTCCCCCCCGGGGATTCCGTCCTGAGCAGATCCTGCAGCTGGGTCGGCTCTTAATAGGTCTAGGAGAGCGGGAACTACAGGAGCTGACCCTGGTGGACTGGGGAGTGCTGAGCACCCTTGGCCAAATAGATGGCTGGAGCTCCGTCCAG ctccggGTTGTGGTCTCCAGTTTCCTGCGGCAGAGTGGCCGGCACGTGAGCCACCTGGACTTCCTCCACCTGACTGCGCTGGGTTACACACTCTGTGGACTTCGGCCAGAGGAGCTGCAGCATATCAGCAGTTGGGAGTTTAG CCAAGCAGCTCTCTTCCTGGGCCACCTGCATCTCCAGTGTTCCGAGGAGCAACTGGAGGTTCTGGCCCAGCTCCTTGTGCTGCCTGGTGGTTTTGGCCCAGTCAGTAACTGGGGGCCTGAGATCTTCACTGAAATTGGCACTATAGCAG CTGGAATCCCGGACCTGGCTCTTTCAGCACTGCTGCGGGAACAGATCCAGGGCCTTACCCCTCTGGCCATTTCTGTCATTCCTGCTCCTAAATTTGCT GTGGTGTTCGGCCCCACTCAGCTATCTAGTCTCACCAGTGTTCAGGCTGTGGCTGTCACTCCTGAGCAAATGGCCTTTCTGAGTTCTGAGCAGCGACGAGCAGTTGCATGGGCCCAGTATGAGGGGAAGGAGAGCCCAGGACAGCAGG GTCGAAGCAGAGCCTGGAGTCTCCAGGACTCGTCACAACCCTCCTGGACCCTGGCATTGACCATCTGCTTCCTTGGCAACCTGCTATGA